From the Campylobacter concisus genome, one window contains:
- a CDS encoding subtype B tannase yields the protein MKCVRVAILGVCLVGACFGGELKFDENKFELKSVQVGDRMLKFRAYEGIVYVAKPVSDYQVLNFYVPEGKFSDQKAAIFMPNAIGGYMPAMPSKPEIQNEKPNATLEALLRGYVVASVGARGRTLKDGERFIGKAPAAIVDLKAAVRYLKFNDKFMPGDANKIISNGTSAGGAMSALLGVSTGAKEYEPYLDELGAAKADDQIYAVSAYCPVTNLEHEDEAYEWMFGDLDKFERIDFASLDAASFNDRSKKPKMITGELNATQKELSRELKSKFPAYLNSLNLKDAKGHALSLDENGEGSFKEYINVLISRAFTATKSSDKNTLTPKFITLDTQGCQLGYTFKFEDFIASLKRAKAPVAFDGLALENPENDLFGDSKMPAKHFTNFAKERSEGEMAEASVIKMMNAMNYAKNKEAAKFYRIRQGTNDTDLALAVPAMLALSLKNAGKEVDFEAVWGQRHGGDYDLDELFAWMKRVEQR from the coding sequence ATGAAATGCGTTAGAGTTGCTATTTTAGGGGTTTGTTTAGTAGGCGCTTGCTTTGGCGGCGAGCTTAAATTTGATGAAAACAAATTTGAGTTAAAAAGCGTGCAAGTTGGCGATAGGATGCTTAAATTTAGAGCCTATGAAGGCATAGTCTATGTGGCAAAGCCAGTTAGCGACTATCAGGTCTTAAATTTTTACGTGCCAGAGGGTAAATTTAGCGACCAAAAGGCAGCTATTTTTATGCCAAATGCGATTGGTGGCTACATGCCAGCAATGCCTTCAAAGCCAGAAATTCAAAACGAAAAGCCAAATGCCACCCTTGAAGCGCTTCTTAGAGGTTACGTCGTGGCTAGCGTTGGCGCTAGAGGCAGGACGCTAAAAGATGGTGAGCGCTTCATCGGCAAAGCCCCAGCCGCGATAGTCGATCTAAAAGCGGCCGTTAGATATCTTAAATTTAACGATAAATTTATGCCAGGCGACGCAAATAAGATCATCTCAAACGGCACGAGCGCAGGCGGCGCGATGTCGGCACTTTTAGGCGTTAGCACGGGGGCAAAAGAGTACGAGCCATATCTTGACGAGCTAGGTGCTGCAAAGGCGGACGATCAAATTTATGCCGTCTCAGCCTACTGCCCTGTTACAAATTTAGAGCATGAGGACGAGGCTTATGAGTGGATGTTTGGGGATCTGGATAAATTTGAAAGGATAGACTTTGCAAGCCTTGACGCGGCTAGCTTTAACGACAGGAGCAAAAAGCCAAAGATGATCACAGGTGAGCTAAACGCCACACAAAAAGAGCTCTCACGCGAGCTAAAGAGTAAATTTCCAGCCTATCTAAACTCGCTAAATTTAAAAGACGCCAAAGGCCACGCTCTAAGCCTTGATGAAAATGGCGAGGGTAGCTTCAAAGAGTATATAAACGTCCTCATTTCAAGGGCATTTACCGCTACAAAAAGCAGCGACAAAAACACGCTCACACCAAAATTTATAACTCTTGACACGCAAGGTTGCCAGCTTGGATATACCTTTAAATTTGAAGATTTTATCGCTTCTCTAAAACGTGCTAAAGCACCGGTTGCCTTTGACGGACTTGCACTGGAAAATCCTGAAAACGATCTATTCGGCGATAGCAAAATGCCTGCAAAGCACTTTACTAATTTTGCAAAAGAGCGAAGCGAGGGCGAGATGGCGGAGGCTAGCGTCATAAAGATGATGAATGCTATGAACTACGCTAAAAACAAAGAGGCGGCGAAATTTTACCGCATAAGACAGGGCACAAACGACACCGACTTAGCGCTTGCCGTGCCTGCTATGCTCGCACTATCGCTTAAAAATGCTGGCAAGGAGGTTGATTTTGAAGCAGTTTGGGGGCAAAGGCATGGCGGTGACTACGACCTTGATGAGCTTTTTGCTTGGATGAAAAGAGTTGAACAGAGATAA
- a CDS encoding SDR family NAD(P)-dependent oxidoreductase, whose product MKRYIAITGASSGIGAAAAKAFARRWENLILVARRGELLEELKGEIAKFANVDVVIELCDLSKQENAISLWRNLEKFELKALINNAGFGGYNKVGEQNLEKITQMINLNITALVTLSTLFTKKYKDKDTQLINISSIGGYKIVPNAVTYCASKFFVSAFSEGLYHELAQDKQAKVLAQAATKTEFGMVATSKESYDYDKVFKKYHTSEQMAEFFASPL is encoded by the coding sequence GTGAAAAGATACATCGCCATCACTGGAGCAAGCTCAGGCATAGGAGCGGCCGCGGCAAAGGCATTTGCAAGGCGCTGGGAGAATTTGATCCTTGTTGCAAGGCGTGGCGAGCTTTTAGAAGAGCTAAAAGGTGAGATAGCTAAATTTGCAAATGTTGATGTGGTTATAGAGCTTTGCGATCTCTCAAAGCAAGAAAATGCCATATCTCTTTGGCGTAATTTAGAAAAATTTGAGCTAAAAGCGCTTATAAACAACGCTGGCTTTGGCGGCTATAACAAGGTCGGCGAGCAAAATTTAGAAAAAATCACACAGATGATAAATTTAAATATCACTGCGCTTGTGACACTCTCAACGCTCTTTACGAAAAAGTATAAAGACAAAGATACACAGCTTATCAATATTTCCTCGATAGGTGGCTACAAGATCGTGCCAAACGCCGTCACATACTGCGCTAGCAAATTTTTCGTAAGTGCCTTTAGCGAGGGACTTTACCACGAGCTAGCACAGGATAAGCAGGCAAAAGTGCTAGCTCAAGCTGCCACAAAGACAGAATTTGGCATGGTAGCAACTAGCAAAGAGAGCTACGACTACGACAAAGTGTTTAAAAAGTACCACACGAGCGAGCAGATGGCGGAGTTTTTTGCTTCGCCTTTATGA
- a CDS encoding NAD(P)H-binding protein, which yields MKKIALIAGASGAVGSEILKDLCESEHYSKVVALVRHELEFTHEKLEVKIVNFDDFKDEVPFIADDVFCALGTTMKAAKHKEQFYKVDVTYPINFAKFGLECGAKRFVLLSAAGANRKSGSFYLKAKGQAEAKIKELGYSSFHIARLPLIEAERKEFRLGEYLVIKAFKFIPKGFFDEYRPMRAADIAKVIVQVAQDDHSEGIKIYSPMEYAK from the coding sequence ATGAAAAAGATCGCCCTTATAGCTGGAGCTAGCGGTGCTGTGGGAAGTGAAATTTTAAAAGATTTATGCGAGAGTGAGCACTATAGCAAGGTGGTTGCTCTCGTTAGGCATGAGCTAGAATTTACTCATGAAAAGCTTGAAGTAAAGATAGTAAATTTTGATGATTTTAAAGATGAGGTGCCGTTTATAGCTGATGACGTATTTTGCGCGCTTGGCACGACGATGAAGGCGGCAAAACACAAAGAGCAGTTTTATAAAGTCGATGTGACCTATCCGATAAATTTCGCTAAATTTGGCTTGGAGTGCGGTGCAAAACGCTTTGTCTTGCTCTCGGCTGCAGGGGCAAACAGAAAGTCAGGCTCGTTTTACCTAAAGGCAAAAGGTCAGGCAGAAGCGAAGATAAAAGAGCTTGGATATAGCTCATTTCATATCGCTAGGCTGCCACTTATCGAGGCTGAGAGAAAGGAATTTAGACTAGGTGAGTATTTGGTGATAAAGGCGTTTAAATTTATCCCAAAAGGCTTTTTTGACGAGTATCGTCCGATGAGAGCGGCTGATATCGCTAAAGTGATCGTGCAAGTAGCGCAAGATGACCACAGCGAGGGTATCAAAATTTATAGCCCTATGGAGTATGCTAAGTGA
- a CDS encoding iron-containing alcohol dehydrogenase: MQNFSFLNPTKIEFGKDKEQNIGRYMKEFGVKKTLIIYGSDRIKQNGLFDLAAKSLSANGVEFCDIGGVKSNPVLSKVNEAINLAKKEGVDSVLAIGGGSVLDSAKAVAAGVRYNGDVWDFFTGNCPKEALMIFDIITLAATGSEMNGGAVVTNEATKEKFAMHGACLYPKVSVINPLLQASVSKEYLVYSASDIIAHSIEGYFTASIQPEIINLYVEANIKTVIKTTEILLKEPGNYDARGEFAWAATMALNGLTYVGTAGYSYPNHMIEHAIGAVVDCAHGAGLSVVMPAWMKWYKSRNLKAFKRFSKEIFGVDDADVAIERLKEWFSKIGTPTSLIEIGVDESNLDEIMALVYDYAKGRGLEQIYTKEAISEIFALAR; the protein is encoded by the coding sequence ATGCAAAATTTTAGCTTTTTAAACCCTACAAAAATAGAATTTGGCAAAGACAAAGAGCAAAATATCGGCAGATACATGAAAGAATTTGGCGTTAAAAAGACGCTTATCATCTATGGCAGCGATAGGATCAAACAAAATGGTCTTTTTGACCTAGCAGCAAAGAGCTTAAGTGCAAATGGTGTCGAGTTTTGCGATATAGGTGGCGTGAAGTCAAATCCAGTGTTAAGCAAGGTAAATGAGGCTATAAATTTAGCTAAAAAAGAGGGCGTCGATAGCGTGCTAGCCATAGGCGGTGGCTCGGTGCTTGATAGTGCCAAAGCCGTGGCTGCTGGAGTTAGATATAACGGCGATGTTTGGGACTTTTTTACTGGCAATTGCCCAAAAGAGGCGCTAATGATCTTTGACATCATAACGCTTGCTGCAACTGGCTCAGAGATGAACGGCGGCGCAGTCGTCACAAACGAAGCCACAAAAGAGAAATTTGCCATGCACGGCGCTTGTCTTTACCCAAAAGTGTCGGTGATAAACCCACTTCTTCAAGCAAGCGTTAGCAAGGAGTATTTGGTCTATTCGGCTTCAGACATCATTGCTCACAGCATAGAGGGCTACTTTACAGCGAGTATCCAGCCTGAGATCATAAATTTATATGTCGAAGCAAACATAAAAACCGTTATAAAAACGACAGAAATTTTACTAAAAGAGCCAGGTAATTACGATGCTAGAGGGGAGTTTGCTTGGGCTGCGACTATGGCGCTAAATGGCTTAACTTACGTTGGCACAGCCGGCTACTCATATCCAAATCACATGATCGAGCACGCCATAGGTGCGGTCGTGGACTGCGCGCATGGGGCTGGGCTAAGTGTGGTCATGCCAGCTTGGATGAAGTGGTATAAAAGTAGAAATTTAAAGGCATTTAAGCGCTTTAGCAAAGAAATTTTTGGCGTAGATGACGCAGACGTGGCCATAGAGAGGCTAAAAGAGTGGTTTAGCAAGATCGGCACACCAACAAGCCTAATTGAGATCGGCGTAGATGAGTCAAATTTAGACGAGATCATGGCGCTAGTTTATGACTACGCCAAGGGCAGGGGCTTGGAGCAAATTTATACAAAAGAGGCAATAAGTGAAATTTTTGCCTTAGCGAGATAG
- a CDS encoding anaerobic ribonucleoside-triphosphate reductase activating protein: protein MHKVFSITPFTTLDYPDKVAAVVWFAGCNMRCVYCYNIEVVNSNGNIEMDEVCSFLDRRIGKLNGIVFSGGECTANPLFLKLAREVKSRNFCLKVDTNGSHIEILKEAIGEGLIDYIALDFKAPKEKFVGVTGSNLYEKFISTLKYLLEINFDFEVRTTVHADFLDEADISLMSEILYNLGYRGNYYLQKFLSTGENFGNLVDAKSSFDPKKIISKLPIKLRNF, encoded by the coding sequence TTGCATAAAGTCTTTAGTATAACGCCATTTACTACGCTTGATTATCCAGACAAAGTGGCTGCGGTAGTTTGGTTTGCAGGCTGTAATATGCGATGCGTGTATTGCTACAATATAGAAGTTGTAAATTCAAATGGCAATATAGAAATGGATGAGGTTTGTAGCTTTTTAGACCGCCGTATAGGTAAGCTAAATGGCATCGTCTTTAGCGGTGGCGAATGCACAGCAAATCCTTTGTTTTTAAAACTTGCAAGAGAGGTTAAGTCAAGAAATTTTTGCCTAAAGGTCGATACAAATGGCTCTCATATTGAGATTTTAAAAGAGGCGATAGGCGAAGGGCTGATTGACTATATCGCACTTGATTTTAAAGCGCCAAAAGAGAAATTTGTTGGCGTAACTGGCTCAAATTTATATGAAAAATTTATTAGCACGCTAAAATATCTGCTTGAGATAAATTTTGATTTTGAAGTAAGAACAACCGTGCATGCAGATTTTTTAGATGAAGCAGATATTTCTTTGATGTCTGAAATTCTTTATAACCTTGGATATAGAGGCAATTATTATTTGCAAAAATTCCTTAGTACAGGTGAAAATTTTGGAAATTTAGTTGATGCTAAAAGTAGCTTTGATCCGAAAAAAATCATCTCAAAACTTCCTATCAAACTAAGAAATTTTTAA
- the nrdD gene encoding anaerobic ribonucleoside-triphosphate reductase, with the protein MTEKEILEKVQDKRTKCVVYTRVMGYHRPVESFNLGKKGEHKERIKFDEYASCCKR; encoded by the coding sequence ATGACAGAAAAAGAAATTTTAGAAAAAGTACAAGACAAACGCACAAAATGCGTAGTCTATACTCGTGTTATGGGTTATCATCGCCCAGTTGAGAGCTTTAACCTTGGTAAAAAAGGTGAGCATAAAGAGCGTATTAAATTTGATGAATACGCAAGTTGCTGCAAAAGATAA
- a CDS encoding ribonucleoside triphosphate reductase, with amino-acid sequence MREILKRDGTRQEFVAYKIVDAIKKAFASENLAYDEKVFTNVVQDIFQKSSAITVEDIQDAIEKELFNSGYFDVLKSFMLYRHTHKLQREQILGLNDDTTYINSTQTINEYINGTDWRISANSNTSYSNAGLINNTAGKVIANYWLDAVYSKEEGLAHRNGDYHIHDLDCLTGYCAGWSLRALLNEGFNGVRGRVESKAPKHFREALYQMANFLGILQSEWAGAQAFSSFDTYLAPYVFKDDLSDAEIKKAITSFIFNLNVPARWGQSPFTNVTIDITCPSDLRDQIPTSDDIHLFTNVKDEKILKKANGRGRKNLIDMTYKDFEPEMARIDKAFYEVLTAGDKCSQPFTFPIPTVNITEDFDWDSEVADVLFENTAKMGSSYFQNFIGSQYTYDENGNKIENEKAYKPGHVRSMCCRLQLDLRELLKRGGGLFGSAEMTGSIGVVTINLARLGYNFKGDKVALYNRLSYLLELAKSTLEKKRKFIQEMYDRGLYPYTARYLKHFNNHFSTIGINGMNELLRNFTNDKENISTKFGRDFAIEMVEFLRDKIRTFQEETGNLYNLEATPAEGTTYRFAKEDKKRYPDIIQAGGGENIYYTNSTQLPANFTDDAYEALDLQDDLQTSYTGGTVFHLYMKERISSPKACKELVKSIISNYKLPYITITPVFSVCSKHGYIAGEHEFCPLCDAELIEKEKNNSK; translated from the coding sequence ATGCGTGAGATTTTGAAGAGAGATGGCACAAGACAAGAATTTGTAGCATATAAGATAGTAGATGCGATAAAAAAAGCATTTGCTAGCGAAAATTTAGCTTATGATGAGAAAGTTTTTACAAATGTTGTCCAAGATATCTTTCAAAAATCAAGCGCAATAACAGTCGAAGACATCCAAGATGCGATCGAAAAAGAGCTATTTAATAGCGGATATTTCGACGTTTTAAAGAGCTTTATGCTCTACCGCCACACTCATAAGCTCCAACGTGAGCAAATTTTAGGCCTAAATGACGATACGACTTACATAAATTCAACTCAAACGATAAATGAGTATATAAATGGTACCGACTGGAGAATTTCTGCAAACTCAAATACAAGCTACTCAAACGCAGGACTCATTAACAACACCGCTGGTAAAGTCATCGCAAACTACTGGCTAGACGCTGTTTATAGCAAAGAAGAGGGTCTTGCTCATAGAAATGGCGACTACCACATCCACGACCTTGACTGCCTTACAGGGTATTGTGCTGGCTGGAGCCTAAGGGCTTTGCTAAACGAGGGTTTTAACGGCGTTCGTGGTAGGGTCGAGAGCAAAGCGCCAAAGCACTTTAGAGAAGCACTTTATCAAATGGCAAATTTCTTAGGAATTTTGCAAAGCGAGTGGGCTGGCGCTCAAGCTTTTTCTAGCTTTGACACCTACCTTGCGCCTTATGTTTTCAAAGATGATCTAAGTGACGCTGAGATCAAAAAGGCGATCACTAGCTTTATTTTTAACTTAAACGTTCCTGCGCGCTGGGGACAAAGTCCATTTACAAACGTAACTATCGACATCACTTGCCCAAGCGACCTAAGAGATCAGATCCCAACGAGCGATGATATACACCTCTTTACAAATGTAAAAGATGAAAAAATTTTGAAAAAAGCAAACGGGCGTGGCAGAAAAAATTTGATCGATATGACCTACAAGGACTTCGAGCCTGAAATGGCACGCATAGATAAGGCATTTTACGAGGTTTTAACAGCTGGCGATAAGTGCTCGCAGCCTTTCACATTTCCTATACCAACGGTAAATATCACAGAGGATTTTGACTGGGATAGTGAAGTAGCGGATGTACTCTTTGAAAATACTGCCAAAATGGGCTCAAGCTACTTTCAAAATTTTATCGGCTCACAATACACTTATGACGAAAATGGCAATAAGATAGAAAACGAAAAAGCCTACAAACCAGGACATGTTCGCTCTATGTGCTGCCGTTTGCAACTTGATCTAAGAGAGCTTTTAAAACGAGGTGGTGGTCTTTTTGGTAGTGCTGAGATGACAGGCTCAATCGGCGTCGTCACTATAAATTTAGCTCGCCTAGGATACAACTTCAAAGGCGATAAAGTCGCACTTTATAACAGGCTTAGCTATCTTTTAGAACTTGCTAAATCAACACTTGAAAAGAAGCGTAAATTTATCCAAGAGATGTATGACAGAGGGCTTTATCCTTATACGGCTAGATATCTAAAGCACTTTAATAACCACTTTAGCACGATCGGTATAAATGGTATGAACGAACTTCTTAGAAATTTCACAAATGACAAAGAGAATATCTCAACAAAATTTGGACGTGATTTTGCTATTGAGATGGTTGAGTTTTTACGCGATAAGATAAGGACATTTCAAGAAGAAACTGGAAATTTATATAACCTTGAGGCAACACCAGCTGAAGGTACAACATACCGCTTTGCCAAAGAGGATAAAAAGCGCTATCCAGACATCATCCAAGCAGGTGGCGGGGAGAATATTTACTACACAAACTCAACCCAGCTTCCAGCAAATTTTACAGATGATGCTTACGAGGCACTTGATTTGCAAGATGATCTTCAGACTTCATACACTGGTGGCACAGTATTTCACCTTTATATGAAAGAAAGGATCAGCTCACCTAAAGCTTGCAAGGAGCTTGTAAAGAGCATAATCTCAAATTATAAGCTTCCATATATCACGATAACGCCAGTATTTAGCGTTTGTTCAAAGCATGGATACATTGCTGGAGAGCATGAATTTTGTCCGCTTTGTGATGCAGAATTAATAGAAAAAGAGAAAAACAATTCCAAATAA